A genomic window from Canis aureus isolate CA01 chromosome 2, VMU_Caureus_v.1.0, whole genome shotgun sequence includes:
- the SNRPA1 gene encoding U2 small nuclear ribonucleoprotein A': MVKLTAELIEQAAQYTNAVRDRELDLRGYKIPVIENLGATLDQFDAIDFSDNEIRKLDGFPLLRRLKTLLVNNNRICRIGEGLDQALPCLTELILTNNSLVELGDLDPLASLKSLTYLSILRNPVTNKKHYRLYVIYKVPQVRVLDFQKVKLKERQEAEKMFKGKRGAQLAKDIARRSKTFNPGAGLPTDKKKGGPSPGDVEAIKNAIANASTLAEVERLKGLLQSGQIPGRERRSGPTDDGEEEMEEDTVTNGS, from the exons ATGGTGAAGCTGACGGCGGAGCTGATCGAGCAGGCGGCTCAGTACACCAACGCCGTGCGGGACCGCGAGCTGGATCTCCGGG GGTATAAAATTCCTGTCATTGAAAATCTGGGTGCTACCTTAGACCAGTTTGATGCTATTGATTTTTCTGACAATGAAATCAGGAAACTGGATGGTTTTCCTTTGTTGAGAAGGCTGAAAACATTATTAGTGAACAACAATAGAATATG ccGTATAGGTGAGGGACTTGATCAGGCTCTACCCTGTCTGACAGAActcattctcaccaacaatagTCTTGTGGAACTG GGTGACCTAGATCCTTTGGCATCTCTCAAATCACTGACTTACCTAAG TATTCTGAGAAATCCTGTAACAAACAAGAAGCATTATAGACTGTATGTAATTTATAAAGTTCCGCAAGTCAGAGTACTGGATTTCCAGAAAGTGAAACTAAAA GAGCGTCAGGAAGCAGAGAAAATGTTCAAGGGCAAACGGGGTGCACAACTTGCAAAGGATATTGCCAGGAGAAGCAAAAC TTTCAATCCAGGTGCTGGTTTGCCAACTGACAAAAAGAAAGGTGGGCCATCTCCAGGGGATGTAGAAGCAATCAAG AATGCTATAGCAAATGCGTCAACCCTGGCTGAGGTGGAGCGGCTGAAGGGCTTGCTACAGTCTGGTCAGATACCTGGCAGAGAACGCAGATCAG gCCCCACTGATGATGGTGAAGAGGAGATGGAAGAAGACACAGTCACAAATGGGTCCTGA